The genomic interval ACCGGATCAAAGCCTGTTCAACTGCCAAAATCCGAGGCCGGAAGGCGTGAAACACGAAAATCGCGGCTCTTGCCGCATAATTCGAGATATGTTATTCTTATTTCATTTTAAAAAATGTCGGCCAGGAGCAGAAGCATGAAAAAAAATCGTTTAGGCAAGACAGGGCTAATGGTTTCGGAACTCGGTTTCGGCGGGATCCCCATTATGCAGTTGGAAGCAAACGATGCCGCTGAAATGGTCCGGTATTGTTTCGATCGCGGTGTTAACTTTTTCGATACGGCAAACATGTATATAGACAGTGAAGGAAAAATCGGGCAGGCATTGGAAGGCGTGCGTGACCAGGTTGTAATCGCCACCAAGACGTTGGAAAGATCTAAGGAAAAGGCGGCCGAACATATCGCCAACAGCCTTAAGCAGCTTCGCACCGATTACATAGACCTTTTTCAATTCCATAACCTGTCCGAGGAATCTGAACTGGAAACAGTGCTGGCCCCCGGCGGCGCCATGGAGGCGGCAACGGAGGCAAAAGCTAATGGCCAAATCCGACATATCGGGTTCAGCGCCCATAATAAGGACACGGCTCTTAAAGTTGTTCAAACCGGGCTGTTTGAAACTGTTCAGTTCCCTTTCAACTTTGTGGAAACCCAGGCCCTTGAAGCCTTGCATCCGGCGGCCATGGAAAAAAACATGGGCATTATAGCCATGAAACCTTTGGGCGGCGGTATGCTCGAACGGGCCGACCTGTGTTT from Candidatus Zymogenus saltonus carries:
- a CDS encoding aldo/keto reductase; translation: MKKNRLGKTGLMVSELGFGGIPIMQLEANDAAEMVRYCFDRGVNFFDTANMYIDSEGKIGQALEGVRDQVVIATKTLERSKEKAAEHIANSLKQLRTDYIDLFQFHNLSEESELETVLAPGGAMEAATEAKANGQIRHIGFSAHNKDTALKVVQTGLFETVQFPFNFVETQALEALHPAAMEKNMGIIAMKPLGGGMLERADLCFKFLQQHPHVIPIPGVSNKEEFDQIMAMYETPQPLTDQDQQDMENLREQLGDSFCRRCGYCLPCPQGVMIREAQMFPAIMNRLAPRQAMVFMKDVIATVDECIECGECEEKCPYNLPIVEMLRRHVEGFRELEASLG